Below is a genomic region from Kribbella qitaiheensis.
CGCGTGGTCGCGGCCCCCCACTGCCACGCGCCGAGCCGAGTTTGACCCTCCCCCGCTCGCTACATCGTTCGCGGGCCCCCGAGTGTTACTGCAGGTGACCAGATTTTTTTAAGTGACTACTTCACTACGCGCAGTGATCACTCGACCTCCCCGACAGCATCAGCTCGGCAGGTTTGCCTTGACCCACTGCTCGAGGCCGGTGGCGGTGATCGGGAGGTCGGCGGTGAGGATCTCGGTGCGATCCGCGTGCACGACCACGTTGTCCTCGATCCGGATCCCGATGCCACGCAACTCGGGCGGCACCGTCTCGTCGTTCGGGTGGAAGTAGAGACCGGGCTCGACCGCGAGCGCCATCCCGACCGCCAGGTCCGCGGCGAAGTACGTCTCCGGCCGGGCCGCGTCGCAGTCGTGCACGTCGAGGCCGATGTAGTGGCCGAGTCCGCACACGACGTACCGGCGGTGCTGCTGTCCGTCCGGCCCGAGCGCCTCGTCCAGCGAGACGTCGATGAGCCCCCAGTCGCGCAGCCCTTCCACGAGCACGCGCATCGCTTCGTACTGGAAGGCCCTGTACGGCGCTCCCGGGCGGACCGCGTCGAGAGCGGCGAGCTGCGCCTGGTGAACCAGGTCGTACACCTGCCGCTGCGCATCCGTGTACTCACCGGTCACCGGGAACGTCCTGGTGACGTCAGCCGTGTAGAGCGTCCGGGTCTCCACGCCCGCGTCGAGCAGGATCACGTCGCCCTCACGGACGGCGCCGTCGTTCCGCACCCAGTGCAGCACCGGCGCATGGTTGCCAGCAGCAATGATCGAGGCATAGCCGACCCCGTTCCCGGCAGTCCGCGCGCGCCGGTCGAAGGTCCCCTCCAGCCAGCGCTCGCCACCCCCACGCACCGCCTCGGGCAGTTCGCGCGCCACATCGGCGAAGGCCTGCACACTCGCGGCGACGGCCTCGCGGAGCTGCTCGATCTCCCAGTCGTCCTTGATCCGGCGCAGCTCGGCCAGCGTCTGCCGAAGCGCGTTCCCGTCGTACGGCGAAGTGCGCACCAGTCCGTCGAGCACCGGATCCACGCCGTACGTCGCGAGCATGAACGGTACGGCGCCGCGCACGGCCGAGGGCAGCTCTTCGAGCGGGCGGCAGGCGATCCCGAGTGCGTCCGACCAGTCCTTCAGCCCCGGAACCGGGCCGATCCACAACTCCCCGTCGCGCGCGTTCGCGAAGAAGTCGACCTCGTCCGGGCCGGCCGTCTCGCGCAGGTACAGAGTCGAGTCGCCGTCGGCCGAGATCACCAGGACGGCACCTTCGGCCTGGCAGCCGGTCAGCCAGACGAAGTCGCTGTCCGCGCGGAACCGGAAGTCGGTGTCATTCGACCGGACCGGCGAATGGCCCGCGGCGATCGCGATCCGGCGGCCGGGCAGCGCCGCGGCCAGTTTCCGCCGGTGCTCGGCCGCAGCCTCCGCCAGACCGTCGGGCAGCACTACCGACCGGTCCACCGGTCCCCAGCTCCGGCTGATCGACTCGCGGAAACCCTTCGCATCGATCGGGCGGTACGACTTGCGCTGTTCCTCGGTCCGGTCTTCAGTCATGCTTCGCTCCCCCTCAGAGTTAGAGCTGTCTGTAGGCACTGTCCGGCACATCGGTCACGAATATGTGCCCGGGGGCATGGGTGATCGCGAACGAGGGCCGTGAATCCATCAACGCAGCTTGGGGTGTCACTCCGCAACCCCAAAACCGGCAGATCGCCCGGCTCGGCCTGAATCGGTTCACCGAAGTCCGGCCGATCCAGGTCTGCGACGCCCGGTCCGGCTACGCCCGCAGTACTAGCGCGCCTTGAACGCGGAGAGCAGGCCTTGCTCGGAGTCGACCAGGTACTGGTGCAGATCATCGGCCGCCTGCTCGTACTCGCGGGCTTCGAGCAGCTCGAAGATGGCCTCGTTGCGCGTGATGTAGGGCTCATAGAGCTCGCGCGGGGTCGCAATGACATGGAAGAGCAGCCGCAACTCGGCGAGCAACCGGCCGGTAATAGCGTCCAGGCGCGAGCTGTCGGCGAGACCGATGAGGTTGCGGTGGAAGCGGATGTTCGCCGTACCGACAGCGGGCCAGCGGCCGGCCAGCGCGGCGGCCCTGGCGCTCTCGATGTCGTCCCGGAGCGGCTCGAGCCTGCTCGCCGGCAGCTCGGGGTCGCGCCCGGCGAGGCCACGAACCACGTCGACCTCCAGCACCCTGCGGAGCCGGTAGAGGTCGACCACGTCGGTCTCATCCAGCTCGGGGACGAACACCCCGCGGTGCAGCTTGTAGACCAGCAGCCCCTCGTGGGTGAGCAGCCGGAATGCTTCACGCAGCGTGTTCCGGCTGACCTCGAGGACCTCGGTGAGCTCGACCTCGGAGAGCTGGGCGCCGGGCTGGAGCGCACCCTCCGTGATCGACCGGCGCAGGACGTCGGCGGCGCGCTCGGCGGAGCTGCTGCGGTCCAATCGGGCCACGTCGGCGGCGACACCGCGCAGCCAGGCCTGCCTGCCTTCGTCGTCGTCGGACCGCTGAGGGATGGACACCTGTGCATCATCGCTCACTCCTGGGCCCAGAGGAAACTTTGGTGGAACAAGAGTCTTGCAGGATTGTTGAACAATCTCTACTCTCAATCTCACCGAAGGCGATCGACCACCTACTGACCGCACTGCAGGAGCACCGTCCGACAGCTTTCTGAGGATCCAGGAGCCACCGCCATGCCGAAGCCACCCAGCAAGCCGACCTCCAAGCCCACCACCCGCCGCAGCGGCGGGGCGTCCCGCAGTACGGGCAAGCAGTTGTCTCCGGCCGCCGGTAAGAAGACGGCCGACACCGCGATGAAGACGAGCACCCGGTCGACCCTGATCGGCGCGATGTTCCTGATGGCGACCTCGGCCATCGGCCCTGGTTTCATCACCCAGACGACCACCTTCACGGTCTCGCTCGGGGCGGCCTTCGCGTTCGCCATCGCGGTGTCGATCCTGGTCGACGTCGCCCTGCAGCTGAACGTCTGGCGGGTGATCGGCGTCTCCGGCCGACGGGCGCAGGAGCTCGGCAACCTGGTCGTGCCCGGCCTCGGCTGGGTGATGGCGGCGCTGCTGTTCGTCGGCGGGCTGGTGTTCAACATCGGCAACGTGTCCGGCACGGGCCTGGGCACGGACGCGATGTTCGGCCTGGATCCCAAGTGGGGCGGCGCCCTCTCCGCGGTGATTGCCATCGGCATCTTCTTGTCGAAGAAGGCCGGACTGGCGATGGACCGGGTGGTGCTCGTGCTCGGCCTGCTGATGATCGCGCTGACGACGTACATCGCGATCACCTCCAGCCCACCGGTCGGCACCGCGCTGAAGAACGTAGTACTGCCCGACCAGGTCCAGTTCCTGTCGATCACCACCCTGATCGGCGGCACGATCGGTGGCTACATCGTGTACGCCGGCGCCCACCGCCTGCTGGACTCGGGCGTCTCCGGGCCGCAGCACATCCGCGACATCAGGCGCGGCTCGATCACCGGCATCCTGATCACCGGGGTGATGCGGATCGTGCTGTTCCTGGCGATCCTCGGTGTCGTCGCCGGTGGCAGCAAGCTGGATCCCAAGAACCCAGCTGCGTCGGCATTCCAGCACGCGGCGGGCGAGTTCGGGCTGCGCGCCTTCGGGATCGTCCTGTGGGCGGCCGCGATCACCAGCGTGATCGGCGCGTCGTACACAACGGTCAGCTTCATCACCTCGCGGACCAAGACGACCGACCGCACCCGGACCATCCTGGTAGTCGCGTTCATCGCCGTGAGCACGGTGATCTTCCTGTCCGTCGGCACGGCGCCGACTCAGCTGCTGGTGTTCGCCGGGGCCTTCAACGGGTTGCTGCTGCCAGTCGGGATCGGTGTGCTTCTCTGGGTGGCATGGCAGCGTCCGGATCTCCTTCGTGGGTACCACTACCCACGCTGGCTGCTCGTGCTCGGCGGTGCGGCCTGGCTGCTGACCATCTATCTGGCCGTCCGCTCGGTCAAGCCGGTCTTCGAACTGTTCTCCTGAGGAGCTGACTGACGATGGATCTCAACGCCGATCTCGGTGAGGGCTTCGGGTCCTGGTCGATGGGTGACGACGCGGGCCTGCTCGATGTCGTCACCAGCGCCAACATCGCCTGCGGATTCCACGCCGGCGACCCGTCGATCATGCGCCGCGTGACCGGCCAGGCGGTCGAGCGCGGGGTCGCGATCGGGGCGCACGTCGGGTACGACGACAAGCCCGGTTTCGGGCGGCGCTTCATCGACATCGAGCCCGCCGTACTGCGTGACCAGGTCGTCTACCAACTCGGCGCGCTGGACGCGTTCGCCCGGATCGCGGGCGACCGGGTCCGGTACGTCAAACCGCACGGGGCGCTCTACAACACGATCGGATCGCACGAGGAGCAAGCTGCGGCCGTGGTCGGCGCCATCGTCGACTACGACCGGTCGCTTCCGGTGCTCGGGCTGCCGGAGTCGGCCTGGCTCCGGCTGGCGGCCGAGGCCGGGCTGACCGTCGTCCACGAAGCTTTCGCGGATCGGGCATACACACCTGCCGGGACGTTGGTGTCCCGGCGCGAGGCCGGCTCGGTCCTGCACGATCCTGACGAGATCGCCGCCCGCTGTACGGCGATGGCCGCCGGTTCGCCGATCCAGGACAGCGAAGGTGGAGCGCTGAAGCTCGATCCCGCGTCGATCTGCGTCCACGGGGACACCCCGGGCGCGGTCGAGATCGCCCGGCGGGTCCGGCACACCCTGGAGGGAGCGGGCGTCACCTTGAGCTCGTTCGCTGTGTGATGCGATTCCTTCCTGCTGGTGACAGCGCTCTGCTTGTAGAGCTGCAGACCCTGGACGAGGTCCTCGGGTACTACGCGGCGCTCACCGCCGATCCACCGGAAGGCGTCATCGACATCGTCCCAGCCGCGCGCACAGTCCTCGTCACCGCTGCCCCCCAATCCGCACGAAGCGGAGCAGAGAAGCAGCAGGCCGGGGCGCCAAGCGTCTCGCTGCAGCAGTTGGAGCGGGCACTCCGCGCCGTTGTGCCTGTCGCCGGGCAGTCCAGCGGCGGGGACCTGCTGGAGATCCCGGTCGTCTACGACGGCGAGGACCTCCAGGACGTGGCTGAGCTGCTCGGATGCAGCACCAGCGACGTGATCGAACGCCACACCGGCGAAGAATGGACCGTCGCCTTCTGCGGATTCGCCCCCGGCTTCGGCTATCTGACTGCCTCCGCGAGCTGGGACATCCCGCGCCGGAAGTCACCCCGCACGAAGGTGCCGACCGGGGCCGTCGCATTGGCCGGCGAGTTCAGCGGCGTCTACCCCCGCGAGTCCCCCGGCGGCTGGCAGCTGATCGGCCGGACCGACCTCCGCGTTTTCGATCAGGACCGGGACCCGGCCGCCCTATTCCACCCCGGCCGCCGCGTCCGCTTCACCGTCGCGGATCCCGGATGACCGCACTGACCGTTCTCGAAACGGGGCCATTGGCAACAATCCAGGACCGCGGCCGCAGCGGCCAGGCCGCTCTCGGCGTACCGGGTTCCGGGGCTTGCGATCCCGCGTCGTACGCCCTGGCGAACCGGCTCGTAGGCAATCATCCGGGCGCGTCCGCCCTCGAGATCACCTTCGGCGGTCTCGTCCTGCACGCCGACACCGACCTCACCATCGCCATCACCGGAGCACCCTGCATCGGCGTACCTCTCAACGCTCCCGCCGTACTGCGTGCCGGTGAAGTGCTCCGTTTCGGCCCACCCCGCAGCGGCCTGCGCACCTACCTCGCGGTGCGAGGCGGCATCGACGTACCGCCGGTCCTGGGATCCCGCTCCACCGACCTACTCTCCGGCCTAGGCCCCGCACCACTACAACCCGGCCAGACCCTCCCGATCGGCTGCGCCCACAACCCAATGCCCGGCGTCGACCTCGCCCCCGTCGCGGATCCACCCGCGGGCGAAGTGGTTCTCCGGGTCACTCCTGGTCCACGACGCGACTGGTTCACCGACGCGGGTTGGACGTCGTTCATCACCCAGACCTACGACGTCAGCAGCAACAGCAACCGCGTCGGCGTACGCCTGGACGGCAATCCCCTGGAGCGCGCCCGCGACGGCGAACTCGCCAGCGAAGGCATGGCCCTAGGCGCCATCCAGATCCCGCCTTCCGGCCTCCCCGTCATCTTCCTAGCCGACCACCCAGTAACCGGCGGCTACCCCGTCATCGCCTACCTCACCGCCCCCTCCATCCCCGCCTGCGCCCAACTCCGCCCGGGCCAGTCCGCCCGCTTCAGCTGCTAGCCGATGCCAGTGGACCGTCCGGACCGGCTCAGGTGAGCAGCCGTCCACTAGAGGACGAAGCCGGTGGGGAAGGGGTCGTCCGGGTCGAGAAGATAGTTGGCGGTACCGGTGATCCAGGCTCGGCCGGTGATGGTCGGTACGACGGCCGGCCGATCGGCGAGCATGGTCTCCTCGATCAGGCGACCGGTGAAGCGGGTACCGATGAAGGACTCGTTGACGTAGTCGGTGTGCAGGTCGAGCTCGCCTCGGGCGTGGAGCTGTGCCATCCGGGCCGATGTCCCGGTGCCGCAAGGAGACCGATCGAACCAGCCCGGGTGGATCGCCATCGCATTGCGCGAGTCGCTGCCGTCCACGCCCGGAGCAGTGAACTGGACGTGTTTGCACCCATTGACACCAGGGTCGAGCGGATGGACCGGCCGGTCGGTGGCGTTGATCGACGCCATGATGTCGAGTCCCGCTTGCAGGATCCGGTCCTTCTCGGCCCGGTCGAAAGGAATGCCGAGCTGATCCAGCGGCAGGATCGCGTAGAAGTTGCCGCCGTACGCCAGGTCGTAGGTGATCGTCCCAAGACCGGGAACGTCGACAGAGGCATCCAGCGCATGACTGTACGACGGAACGTTCCGCAGCGTCGCGTGTTCGGCACGGCCGTTGCTGACAGCAACATCCACGACGATCAGCCCGGCCGGGGTATCGAGCCGGACCACGGTCACCGGCTCGGTCACCTCGACCATCCCGGATTCGACCAGCACGGTCGCGACGCCGATCGTGCCGTGCCCGCACATCGGCAGGCACCCGGACACCTCGATGTAGATGACTCCCCAGTCGGCATCCGGCCGGGACGGCGGCTGCAGGATCGCTCCGCTCATCGCGGCGTGCCCGCGTGGCTCGTTCATCAGGAACAGCCGCAGGTGGTCCAGGTGCTTCAGGAAGTACTCACGGCGTTCGGCCATCGTCGCGCCCGGCACCACGCCGACGCCGCCGGTGACGACGCGGGTCGGCATCCCCTCGGTGTGCGAGTCGATCGCGGTGATGGTCCGGATCGATCTCATGCCAGCGACTCCACTGCCTTCTTCATGTCCTGCTCCAGTTGGGCGACGTGTTCCGGCACGAGCGGGCCACGCGGCGGGCGGCAGGGACCGCCGTACCGGCCGACGTAGTCCATGCCGTACTTGATCGCCTGCACGAACTCCACCCGCGAGTCCCATCGGAACGCCGCGACCAACGGCTCGTACAAGTCCTTCGCCTCTTGCAGTTTGCCCTCTAGCGCGAGGTCGAACAAGCGCGCCGACTCCGCCGGGAACACGTTCGGGAACCCGGCGAACCACCCGGTCGCCCCCATCAGCAAGGCCTCGAGCGTGAGGTCGTCGGCGCCGGCCACGATGGTCAGACTCGGCGCGAGCTCTTTGATCTCAAGGATCCGCCGGACGTCGCCGGAGAACTCCTTGACGGCGACGACGTTCTCGAGCTGCGCGATCTCGGCGAGCAGGTCCGGGGTCAGGTCGACCTTCGTGTCGTGCGGGTTGTTGTAGACCATCACCGGCAGGCCGGCTTTCGCGACCTCGGCGAAGTGGTGGATCACCTCGGACCGGTTCGCGCGGTACATGGTCGGTGGCAGGCACAGTACGCCGTTCGCGCCGTCCTCGGCCGCCTTCTCGGCCCAGGAGCGAGCCTGGTGCGCACCGGCGCCATGAACACCGACGACTACGATGCCGTCGTTGCCCACGGCCTCGATCGCGGTTCTGGCGACCGAGCGGCGTTCGTCGTCGGTGAGGGAGGAGTACTCCCCCAGAGACCCGTTCGGGCCGACGCCGCGGCAACCGTTGTCGACCAGCCAGCGGCAGTGTTCGGCGTACCGGTCGAGGTCGGGGCGCAAGCCGGCCGGCGCAGCGGCATCCTCGGCATACGGCAGGGCGGTGGCGACGATCACGCCGTCCAACTTCTCGGTCACAGGTCCTCCTGGATAGCGGCTAGGTCTTGGAGCCTTACTGGTACGGCGATCGGCCGGCGATGGCCGGCCTGAATCCCCGTCAGGTCGGCGGTCGTCCGCGAGCAGACCCGCCCTTGGCACAGGCCGAGACCGGCCCGGCTGGTGAGTTTGAGGCTTCGCTGGCCGGTGACGTCGCGGTCGGCCACTGCTTCTTCGATCTGGCCACGGGTCACCTCTTCGCAGCGGCAGACGACGGTGGTGCCGCCACTCCAGCTACGCCAGCCGGGCTGGATCGGATAAGCCTTCGCCAACGCGGCAGCGAATCTCTTGCCCTTGGCAACTTGCTTGCTTGCGGTCGGCGCTGTGCCGCTAGTCGTTCCGAGGAGATGGGCGGCTGCGGCACCGGCGAGCCGGCCTTCGGCGGCGGCAAGGTCGGCGCCACCGATGCCGGTCAGCTCACCGGCGGCGAAGACTCCTGGTCGAGAGGTCTGTTGATACTCGTCGACCTGCGCGGCTGATCCGCCGTCGGGACCTGGCCCGAGCTCGCAACCGGCCGAAACAGCGAGTTCGAGCTGGGCGGTGAAACCGAACCCCAGACAGACAGCATCCACTTCCAGGTCGCGTTCGGTGCCCGGGATCGGATGCCAGGACTTGTCCAGCTTCGCAGTGGTCACGCCCTCCACCCGGTCACTGCCATGCGCGGCGATGACAGTTCTTCCTTGCAGGAAAGGGATTCGGTGCCGGGCGAGCAAAGCGGCGTACGCGATGGCTTCGCGCGTCTTGCCGGGAAGAACGCGCGGATCGGACAGCCATCCTCTGGCCGACCGCGTGAGGCGATTCGCTTCCAGGAGCCCGACGACTTCGGCGCCGACACCGAGGAGCGACTCCGCCACCGGGAGCAGGAACGGACCGGTCCCGGCGAGAAGAACCTTGCGCCCTACGGCGATCCGCTGTCCCTTCGCCAACGCTTGTGCTGCGCCAGCGCTGTACACACCCGGCAGATCCCATCCCGGAAAGGGCAGCACCCGATCGTAGGCACCAGTCGCCAGCACGACCGCCTTCGCATCAACCGCCCGGATCTTCCGGCCCGCTGCATCCGCCGGCCCGGTCTGCAGCCACAGCCGGTAGCTGTCGGCGCGCGACTCGATCGCCCACACGGAGGTCTCACCCAGTACGTCGATTCGCTCGTGCCCGTTGATGCGGTCGAGCAACCTCTTGAACGAACCCCACCCATGCTGCAACCGCTCGGGCTTCCCCGCGTTGAACTCAGCCGGCAACTGCCGATGGAACTGCCCCCCGAGCCGCCTCCCCGCATCAACCAAGACCACCTCCACCCCGGCATCAGCCGCCACCACGGCAGCCGCCACCCCCGCCGGCCCGCCCCCAACGACAACCACCACCCCTGCGTCCGAAGAGGCGAGGGTTCTACCCCTCGGCTGTTCGGACGCAAGCACTCGGTTGGGGAGGACTGCGCCGGTTTGGGTGGTGATGGTGTCGTCCGGGGCGATCGTGCGTTGACAGGCTCGGACATCGGGGGTGCCGTTGACGACTACCAGGCAGTCGAAGCAAGCGCCGATACCGCAGAACACGCCGCGCGGGCGACCCGCAGTACGGGTTGTTCGCCAGGATTCACGACCGGCTGCCATCAGCACGGCGGCTACGGTCTGCCCGGGAAGGGCTTCGGTGGGCGCGCCGTCGACCACGACCGAGATCGGCTCCTGTGGTCGCGGCTGGGCCGGATCGCCTTCGAAAGAACGGAGATAGGGACTCATGCCGTCGGCTCCATCGCGTCGATGACGGCCGGGCGATCGACGCGGAAGGGATTCGCCTCGATGTGCGGCTCCAGCCCGAGGAAGAGTTCGGTGATCAGCCGCCCGGTCGACGCGGCAAGCCCGATGCCCGCGCCCTCATGCCCGGTCGCATGCCACAGACCCTCTACGCGCGGATCGGGACCGATCACCGGCAGATGATCGGGTGCGTACGGACGGAACCCGCCGTACGCGCGCATCACCGCGACCTCGCCGAGGAACGGAAACAGCCCGACCGCCTTCCGCGCCAGTTCCCGCAGAACCTTGACCCGCACGGACTCGTCGAACCCGATCCGCTCCCGGCTGGACCCGATCAGCACCGTCCCCGCACGAGTGGACTCGACCACAGTCGACGTCTGCAGGTCCGCGTCCCCACTACCCACCGCGCCGACATAGTCCGCGTCGTACACCTTGTGCCGAATGCAGTCGGGCAGCGGCGCGGTCACCAGGATCATGCCGCGCCGCGGATGGATCTCGATCGCACCACCCGCCGCCGCACTGAACGGCCCGGCCCACGGACCACAGGCATTGAGTACTGCGCCGCAAGGGATCACGCCCGCATCGGTCTCGAGCGCGATCACACGCCCGCCCGCGTCACGTAGTACGGACTGGGCGGTGACGCCCGCGCGCACTTCGCCGCCACGAGCCCGTACTGCGGCCAGCAGGGCTGTCGCAGCCAAGACCGGCTGGAGCTGGGCGTCTTCGGGGTAGTAGACGGCCGTCGTGACCGCTCGGGTCAGGAGGGGTTCGAGCTCGAAAGCGTCTGCCGGGGTGATCGCGCGGGCGTCGACTCCCGCGTTCCGCTGCTTGGCCGCGAAGGTCTCCAGCGGTCCAGGATCGGTCGTCGCCACGACCAGGCCGCCCTTGTCCTCCCATTCGACATCCGCGACCCGCTCCGGCAAGCGGTCCAGTACTGCGGGCCACTCGCGGCGGGAGGCGATCGCGAGCGCGAGCTCCGGTCCGGGCTCCTTGTCGGACACGAGGATGTTGCCCTCGCCCGCGGCGGTGGTCCCGCCGGCCGGCGCCCCGCGATCGACGACGATCACCCGAACGCCCGCCGCCGAGAGAGCCTCAGCGCACGCGGCACCGACGATCCCCGCGCCGACGACAACCACGTCGACGCCACCCGGCTGGACCATCGGACACCTCGCTACCGTTCAATAGAATGAACGATCCGAGCGTAAGCTCGGCCGGCATCCCCAGTCAATGGGTCACCTCGGCGCCTCACGGCCCTGATCGCGGGCGCGGGCCCTCGCCCTTGGTCAGTTCGGCGGGTGGATCGAGGTGAGGGTGGGGGTGGCGAGGTCGGACGGGTATTCGAGCAGTAGGACCGAGGCGACCGGGCCGTCCAGCGCCTCGTACTCGTGTGGCCCGTCAGCGCGGAAGGCCAGATAGTCCCCGGCGCCGATCTCGTGGTCGCGCCCGCGGGTCGTCAGCCGGAGTCGGCCGGACAGGACGACGTGGTGCTCGGTGCCGGGATGGCCGGTCGAGTGCTGGACCACGCCGGGGCGGATCCGCTGGTCGTAGATCTCGAACAGGCTGCCAGGGTGTTCGAGCCGGCGCAGCATCCGCAGGTCGACGGCGTCGCCGCTGAGCACATCCAGTTCGGCCGAGCGGACGACGACCAGATCCGAGGCCGGCGGCTCGTTCAGCAGTGCCGAGACCGGGACACCGAGAGCGTTCGACAAACTGAACACCGTCTCGATCGTCGGATTGCCCGCGCCCGACTCCAGCTGGGACAGCGTGCCCTTCGCGATCCCCGATCGCCTGGCCAGCTCGGACAACGAGATCCCCTGCTCGTCGCGCCGCGCCCGCAGATTGACACCCAGCACCCGGCCCGCTCCCTGGCTACCCACCCGGGGAGCATCCCATATCGCGACGGTTTGGCTTTCGGGTCGCGCGGGCACCGAGCCGGTTGATGGCTGAAGAATCCCAGGGAACCGTACTCCTCGCCGGCGTTGCCAATCTCGCGATCGCGGTCGCCAAATGCATCGCCGGACTGCTCTCAGGATCAACAGCCCTGCTGGCGGAGGCCGCGCACTCCGTCGCGGACACGCTCAACCAGGTCTTCTTGCTGACGGCACTCAAACGCAGCCGCAAACCTGCCGATGGCCAGCACCCG
It encodes:
- a CDS encoding NAD(P)/FAD-dependent oxidoreductase translates to MVQPGGVDVVVVGAGIVGAACAEALSAAGVRVIVVDRGAPAGGTTAAGEGNILVSDKEPGPELALAIASRREWPAVLDRLPERVADVEWEDKGGLVVATTDPGPLETFAAKQRNAGVDARAITPADAFELEPLLTRAVTTAVYYPEDAQLQPVLAATALLAAVRARGGEVRAGVTAQSVLRDAGGRVIALETDAGVIPCGAVLNACGPWAGPFSAAAGGAIEIHPRRGMILVTAPLPDCIRHKVYDADYVGAVGSGDADLQTSTVVESTRAGTVLIGSSRERIGFDESVRVKVLRELARKAVGLFPFLGEVAVMRAYGGFRPYAPDHLPVIGPDPRVEGLWHATGHEGAGIGLAASTGRLITELFLGLEPHIEANPFRVDRPAVIDAMEPTA
- a CDS encoding helix-turn-helix domain-containing protein, encoding MGSQGAGRVLGVNLRARRDEQGISLSELARRSGIAKGTLSQLESGAGNPTIETVFSLSNALGVPVSALLNEPPASDLVVVRSAELDVLSGDAVDLRMLRRLEHPGSLFEIYDQRIRPGVVQHSTGHPGTEHHVVLSGRLRLTTRGRDHEIGAGDYLAFRADGPHEYEALDGPVASVLLLEYPSDLATPTLTSIHPPN